In Octopus sinensis unplaced genomic scaffold, ASM634580v1 Contig10964, whole genome shotgun sequence, the DNA window ATAACTGACAAGACtttcaaataattattaaatttatttgcaGTGTTTGTCTAGTTTTAAAATTTCTAACAACATTGAAAGTTAATGTTTCTTAAtttggtaataataattttttctgttataTCGGAACTTGTCGAatgtatataatgcacatatcCTTCCGTTTAAAAATGCTTTCCTCATTTTTAGGACTATTTCTAGCCTACTTCTTTAcatttggtttatttatgataaattaatatttatcagaATTACTTAAGAATCCAATAAATAGAATAGCATTTCCACCGATAGATAACAACGTGGATTTGCTGTCCATCTTTCCATGTTCCAAAGCACAACTATCTTATACTTTCCCCTGGGACAAAAAGGAGAGTGTCCTCACCATCAGAGCTGTCGAGGCAGTTAGGGATGGCTGGTATCTGTTCAGGACGCTCAAGACCAGAACTCCATATTACATTGGGACACCAAAGAGCGTCCCTGGATCGGCTGGAAATGGAATTTACATTCATAAGAGAAAATATGGATTGGAGGAAATTGTGGTTTTTAAACATGTTAATGAGACAAATGTACTGAATCAGCGTATTCGCATGACTGTAGAACTGAAGTGCcttgaaattataaaaaatgcTTTTGTATgatgaaataatttaatttacacaAATTTGATATTACATAAATCAgtgattacattttattttttaaaattatttctaaacgTATAATTTTATGCCCTATTCGACCCTAGTACCCAGAGATAGCCCCTCTAACAACATATTAAACTCCCCCATTCTCTCCAAAGCATCAATTCTGTCCTCGATAGCAATTTGTCTTGACAATTTCGGTTTCTGCAAAATCAGTAAGATATTTTTTTACTGTCCTTGAAATCGACGTATTGTATAAAACACGGTTCTATATCTTTAATGGATAGTGTATTCTTAGTAATGATCTAGTAATAATTCGGATTTCGAATGTTCTCTAACGAAAATGTTTTTTCAACAGACTAAATTGAATAGTCATTGGCGAATAATCTTATAAAAAGTCACATGCTATTaaagtttcaaaattttaaatgccaTAAAAGTAGGCTACTAAtcttaatgaattaaaaattcaaaatattctgtttgttGAATTCAATCAATGTTTTTAGTGACCCCAATATGATAAAGGAAcaaaatttttaatgaatttaatttttcataaggaaacaaaatattaaaagaaaaatcatttgtTTGCGGGGTGAATTGCTTGAACGCTCTAGCGGAGAATGACAACTTTTCCATACCCACGAGCATTCACGTATTCACTTTCAAAGACGTAGTGAGACACCTTCCTACGGCTGAGGTTTCGAACGCGACCAAAGCGACAAAATACTGGTGCTAGTGACTTATAATAAGTTTTTAAGATTGAGGTTTATTGGAGAATTAAAAATCCAATgaaaaaaaccaagaaaaaacaatCAGCCTGAGCACGAGAAACAACCATTTCCAAGCAATTTACATGTTTCCATTTGCTGAATATCATCGCTGTCAGTCGGTAGTTGTGAACTAGATGACGAAGATTTATTTTCCGCAGCTAATTTGGATCTGATTCTTGCCTTATCGACAGTGAACTGTATTGCATTGGCAGCAGGCTTTGTCCGCAAGTAGTACATTCCCGTTTTTAGTCCCTATCAAGTTGTAGAAAGTAAGCTAACAAGTTTCCAAGCGTAGAAATGCATGCTCGTAATTTTCCCATAATTTGGCTCAGCAATGTGGAGGTTAATGGATTGACTCTGATCTATGAAAGGAGACCGATCAGCAGCCATTTTTAGGATTATCTTTTGAGGGATCTCCCACACCGTTTTATACAAATTTTTGAGTTCTTCGGGAATCGATGAAATGTTCtaaattaaaaaacacaaaaaacccaACCTGTACAGACCCATTAAAGtgtaataaaacatttttcatgTCGTCATTCCACAGACCGGCATCGACGAGATCCTTGAGGAGATACTTATTGACAACTTGGAACTCCCCCGACAGAACACGACGAGTGTAAAAATTGCTAGTAAAAGGCTCAATCGACTCGTTATTTCCAAAAATTTGAGCAGTCGTTGCCGTTGGCATTGGTGCGATAAGAAGAGAATTCCTCACTCCATACTTAGCAATATCCGCTCGGAGGGCAGCCCAATCATGACGAGAACTATCAGAAACACCCCACATGTCATGCTGCAGTATTCCTTGACTTATTGGTGACCCGGGATATGACTCATATGGCCCATATTCTTGAGCAAGGAGACAACTTTTTTTCAGTGCGGAATAGTAGAttgtttcaaatatattaatatttacttcTCTGGCTTCTTCGCTATCAAATGGGTATCTTAGCATGCAAAAGCAGTCAGCTA includes these proteins:
- the LOC115228699 gene encoding ribonucleoside-diphosphate reductase large subunit-like, with the protein product VCNLASISLSAFVVNGVFDYGLLEYIVGVIVKNLNRVIDINHYPIPEAKLSNLRHRPIGIGVQGLADCFCMLRYPFDSEEAREVNINIFETIYYSALKKSCLLAQEYGPYESYPGSPISQGILQHDMWGVSDSSRHDWAALRADIAKYGVRNSLLIAPMPTATTAQIFGNNESIEPFTSNFYTRRVLSGEFQVVNKYLLKDLVDAGLWNDDMKNVLLHFNGSVQVGFFVFFNLEHFIDSRRTQKFV